One window of Choristoneura fumiferana chromosome 13, NRCan_CFum_1, whole genome shotgun sequence genomic DNA carries:
- the LOC141434139 gene encoding vacuolar protein sorting-associated protein 16 homolog, whose translation MSALLTADWFQLDSYYRKFDIYNMSWAMDEGLDNMIVTGAPYGGPIAVVRDRKQFVRIATTTKPVITIYNCAGNVISKILWNSGVLVHMGWSDGEQLLCVQESGDVLIYDMFGAYQKTFNMGQEVRDTKVTKAQLFPNPFGVGLAVMTSTNRMFLLSNIAEPKIRPVPDLPRASEPITCWCVLSTGLRSSAVIGFLVCRDKEIYKCQLGESRAIPLRPEIRNPYTQILSIVPSQNGRHAALFTDSGFLWIGSSDFRNKYCETDTGYIKQPKELVWCGSQAVVAHWDDMLCVFGSKGQVEKFFYDGPFHIIPEMDCVRVISEMTHELIERVPVVIEKIFRIDSTAPGSYLVEASKQFQRRSHRADEYIRLVKPDLAKAVQDCIDAAAFEFDPEVQKMLIRAAQFGKGFIIDQQLTDHYVKTCRWLRVLNAIRDPKVAIPLTFWQVQNLGERILLDRLIWRRLHCLARHIAGYLQLKDGQTRVLSHWACYKVTQPHLDNESAAREIGEKLRNVPGISYTTIAKKASDKGRKALAIKILEYETRSKLQVPLLLELGEGSTALLKATASGDTDLVYIVLLHLKEKMGKHEFELTIRGFPLAHALYIKYCASHNREALRKVYVQEDDFTGQAATHIRDAIEQSSPGSAEASLISARECYKKGKNDLGVSICEDARKLYKQQSSLQETYGESFVGLSLHDTVKKLLNQGEIKLADKLRSEYKMPDRRYWWLRILTLAEKNDWAELDRFSKSKKSPVGYEPFVDACLNRNNSDEALKYLPRCRDDIKVKYYVKAGFYEEAAQVAFEQRDQSALTYVQSKCPLRESSKHERIASLLEQLATRK comes from the exons ATGTCGGCCTTGCTTACTGCGGACTGGTTCCAGTTGGATTCCTATTACAG gAAATTCGACATATACAATATGAGCTGGGCGATGGATGAGGGTTTGGACAATATGATAGTCACTGGAGCTCCATATGGGGGGCCAATTGCTGTTGTACGGGACAGGAAACAGTTTGTGCGGATTGCTACAACAACTAAACCAGTCATTACCATATACAATTGTGCAGGAAATGTTATATCTAAGATTTTG TGGAACAGTGGGGTCTTGGTCCACATGGGCTGGTCAGATGGAGAGCAGCTCCTGTGTGTTCAGGAGAGTGGAGACGTCCTTATATATGACATGTTTGGAGCTTACCAGAAGACATTCAATATGGGCCAAGAAGTTAGGGACACTAAG GTGACCAAGGCACAGCTGTTCCCTAACCCGTTTGGAGTGGGGCTGGCTGTAATGACATCCACCAATCGCATGTTCCTACTTAGCAACATCGCCGAGCCCAAGATTCGGCCCGTGCCTGACTTGCCAC GGGCCAGCGAACCCATAACGTGTTGGTGTGTTCTGAGCACGGGCCTGAGGTCCTCGGCTGTCATAGGCTTCCTGGTGTGTCGGGACAAGGAGATTTACAAGTGCCAGCTCGGAGAGTCCAGGGCTATTCCCTTG CGCCCTGAGATAAGGAACCCGTACACACAAATCCTGTCCATAGTGCCGTCGCAGAATGGACGGCACGCGGCGCTGTTCACTGACTCTGGATTCCTATGGATTGGGTCCTCGGACTTCAGGAATAAGTATTGCGAGACCGACACTGGGTATATCAAGCAGCCAAAAGAGTTGGTGTG GTGTGGTTcccaagccgtggtggcccattGGGACGACATGCTCTGCGTGTTCGGTTCAAAAGGGCAAGTCGAGAAGTTCTTCTACGACGGTCCTTTCCACATCATCCCCGAGATGGACTGCGTCCGAGTCATCTCCGAAATGACGCACGAACTGATAGAAAGAGTGCCGGTGGTAATTGAGAAGATATTCCGGATCGACAGCACGGCGCCCGGCTCATATCTAGTTGAAGCTTCAAAACAATTCCAG AGACGCAGCCACAGAGCCGACGAATACATCCGGCTGGTCAAACCTGACCTAGCCAAAGCGGTGCAAGATTGCATCGACGCAGCAGCGTTCGAATTCGACCCCGAAGTGCAGAAGATGCTGATACGAGCGGCGCAATTCGGCAAGGGATTCATCATTGACCAACAACTGACCGACCATTATGTCAAGACCTGTCGATGGCTAAGGGTCTTGAATGCCATACGAGATCCTAAAGTCGCCATACCACTTACGTTCTGGCA AGTCCAAAACCTAGGCGAGCGTATCTTGCTAGACCGCCTGATCTGGCGGCGCCTGCATTGCCTGGCGCGACACATTGCCGGGTACCTACAACTCAAGGATGGACAAACCCGGGTGCTGTCACACTGGGCCTGCTACAAG gttACACAGCCCCACTTGGACAATGAAAGTGCGGCGCGTGAAATCGGCGAGAAGTTACGAAACGTACCCGGCATCTCATATACCACCATAGCAAAGAAAGCTTCCGATAAAGGCAGAAAGGCGCTGGCGATCAAA ATTTTAGAATACGAGACTCGCAGCAAACTCCAAGTGCCCTTGCTCCTAGAACTGGGTGAAGGGTCCACAGCCCTTCTCAAAGCGACGGCCAGCGGCGACACCGACCTTGTATACATCGTACTGTTACATCTCAAAGAGAAAATGGGGAAACATGAATTTGAG CTAACAATCCGCGGCTTCCCGCTCGCTCACGCGCTCTACATAAAGTACTGCGCGAGCCACAACCGCGAAGCGTTGCGCAAAGTGTATGTGCAAGAGGACGACTTTACCGGACAGGCCGCCACGCACATCCGGGACGCCATCGAACAGTCCAGTCCGGGGAGCGCTGAGGCCTCGCTTATATCTGCCCGGGAATGCTACAAGAAAGGGAAGAATGATCTAG GTGTGTCGATCTGCGAAGATGCCCGCAAGCTCTACAAGCAACAATCGAGTCTGCAAGAGACGTACGGGGAGAGTTTCGTCGGATTGTCTCTGCACGATACTGTGAAGAAACTACTGAATCAGGGCGAGATCAAACTGGCGGACAAACTGCGCTCTGAATACAAAATGCCAGATAGGAG ATACTGGTGGTTACGCATACTAACACTGGCGGAGAAGAACGACTGGGCAGAGCTGGACCGGTTCTCCAAATCCAAGAAGTCTCCGGTGGGGTACGAACCGTTTGTGGACGCCTGCCTCAACCGGAATAACAGCGATGAGGCGCTTAAATACCTGCCGCGGTGCCGGGACGACATCAAAGTCAAATATTACGTCAAGGCTGG tttctaCGAAGAAGCAGCTCAGGTGGCGTTCGAACAGCGCGACCAAAGTGCGCTTACCTACGTTCAGAGCAAATGTCCACTGCGAGAGAGTTCGAAACACGAAAGAATCGCTTCTCTACTGGAACAGTTAGCTACTAGAAAATAG
- the LOC141434140 gene encoding juxtaposed with another zinc finger protein 1: MAVFMINICKFNGCGITFPRLADLIEHIEDVHIDYDPAVVEQKEASQPSCIPLSYVLKFFTEASRREIQNMPPAAEVRRRLLSAPKTPSVRSSTPTGSDMDEDEMMSPSEDSNDSWTTVEEYSSEYILRYGVNRLGANAAAAVGPAVHDKPFACPVPGCKKRYKNVNGIKYHSKNGHKKDGKVKKAYKCQCGKSYKTAQGLKSHSITQHIAASQPSTSHELSRVPRMPGLVVTASPARPMNIIDGIDGNKLVRIYDSIKTKDLPTFTIPKHNLTSLNIVSAHGQVLRHGLLTPGSTPGSSPVDKVKFDRSPKVTVQARPLTPLTPSFGTEV; this comes from the exons ATGGCCGTCTTCATGATAAACATCTGTAAATTTAATGGCTGTGGTATAACATTTCCACGATTAGCGGACTTAATTGAACACATCGAAGACGTGCATATAG attatgATCCTGCTGTCGTAGAACAAAAAGAGGCTTCCCAGCCATCATGTATCCCGTTGAGTTATGTTTTGAAGTTTTTTACTGAAGCCTCGAGGAGGGAGATTCAAAATATGCCTCCAGCAGCGGAGGTCCGTCGGCGTCTCCTCTCTGCTCCTAAAACTCCGTCTGTGCGCAGCAGCACCCCAACTg GCAGCGATATGGATGAAGATGAGATGATGAGCCCATCGGAGGACAGCAATGACTCGTGGACCACTGTTGAGGAATACAGTTCGGAATACATACTACGCTATGGCGTCAA TCGTTTAGGCGCAAACGCGGCCGCAGCAGTGGGTCCAGCTGTCCACGATAAGCCGTTTGCTTGCCCAGTGCCCGGGTGCAAGAAACGCTACAAAAACGTCAACGGCATCAAGTACCATTCCAAGAATGGCCATAAGAAGGATGGCAA GGTAAAAAAGGCTTACAAATGCCAATGCGGCAAAAGCTACAAAACTGCTCAAGGGCTTAAGAGTCACTCCATAACGCAGCATATCGCAGCCAGCCAGCCGTCGACGAGCCATGAGCTGTCGCGCGTGCCTCGCATGCCCGGGCTCGTGGTCACCGCCTCCCCTGCCCGACCCATGAACATCATCGATGGCATAGACGGAAACAAGTTAGTCCGCATCTACGACAGCATCAAAACCAAAGACCTACCGACGTTCACTATCCCGAAGCATAACCTGACCAGTCTGAACATAGTGAGCGCTCACGGCCAGGTGCTCCGCCACGGGCTGCTCACGCCGGGCTCCACTCCTGGCTCCAGCCCAGTGGATAAGGTCAAATTCGACCGCTCACCCAAGGTCACAGTCCAGGCTCGACCGCTCACTCCGCTCACTCCGTCGTTCGGCACCGAAGTGTAA